In Nitratireductor mangrovi, the genomic window CCCGCGCCCTCCAACGCCGCATTGCTGCCCTCGACCTTGCCGTCGAAAAGGTTCATCGGGGGCGAACCGACAGCGCGGGCAACAAAGGTGTCGCGCGGCCGCCCATAGATTTCCTGCGGCGTGCCGACCTGAACCAGGCGGCCCTCGTTGAGCACGCCGATCTTGTCGCCCATCGACATCGCTTCGACCTGATCGTGGGTGACGAACAGGAAGGTCGCGCCGAGGTTCATCTGCAGGTTCTTGAGTTCGGTCCTGAGCGCCTCGCGCAGCTTGGCATCGAGCGCCGACAGCGGCTCGTCCATCAAAAACACGCGCGGCTCGCGCACGATGGCACGCCCGATCGACACACGCTGCATTTCGCCGCCCGACAATTTGTCGGTCTTGCGCTCCAGGAGATGCTCGATCCTGAGTACCTTGGCGACCCGCGACACGCGCTCGTCGATCTCGGAGCGCGGCGTGTTGCGGATTTTCGACTTGAGCGGGAACTCCAGGTTTTCGCGTACGGTATAGCGCGGGTAGAGCGAATATTGCTGCAGGACAAGCGCGACGTCGCGCTCTGCCGGTCCCCACTCGTTGACGTTTTCGCCGTCAATCAACACGTCCCCGGCGGTCGGTTTCTCGAGTCCCGCCACAACCCGCAAGGTGGTCGTCTTGCCGGCCCCGGTCTCGCCCAGAAGCACAAAAAACTCGCCATCGGCAATGTCGACGTCGAGCTTCTTCAACGCGGTATGCGCGCCGAACTTCTTGGTGATGTTCTTCAGCTGGATACGGGCCATGGTTCAGGTGATCCGGAGAAATGTGATGGCGATCATAGCCGGACACCGAGTGAGGAGCCCGACGCGGCATCGAAGAAATGGGCCTGCGTCGGATCCATGCGTGCAAAGACACGCGTGCCCGGCGCGGCGACAAAACCGGAGCGGGTGCGCGCCCGCACGAACTCGTCGCCCACCTGAAGGTCGACAATGTCGTGCGAGCCGAGCGGTTCGATCAGATGCGCTTCCAGCGGCAAATACCCGTCGCGCTCGTCCAGCGCCACTTCGATCCCTTCCGGGCGGATGCCGAGCTTGATCCCGTCGACCTTGGCCCCGGCGCCGTCCAGCCTGGCAAGCAGTTCCTGCGGGAAGGCGAAACCCTTCTCCGCCCCCGACATCGTGACGTCGGCGTGGCCGTTGAGTTTCTTCACCGAGACATCGGCGACATTCATCACCGGGCTGCCAACGAATTGCGCAACGAAAAGATTGGCCGGGTGCGAATAGACCTCCTGCGGACTGCCGACCTGCTGCAGGATGCCCTCATGCATGATCACGATGCGGTCCGCGAGCGCCATCGCCTCGATCTGGTCATGGGTCACGTAGATCGTGGTCGAGCCTTGCTCGATGTGCAGGCGCTTGATTTCGGAACGCATTTCCTCGCGCAGCTTGGCGTCGAGCGCACCGATCGGCTCATCCATCAGGATCGCCTTGGGGCGCCTGACCAGCGCGCGGCCAATCGCCACCCGCTGCATGTCGCCGCCCGACAACGCCGATGGCCGCTTGTCGAGCAGTCCGGAAATGCGCAGGACCTTGGCGACGTCGCGCACCTCGCTGTCGATCTCGGCGCGGCTGTGTCCCATTGCACGCAGCGGGAATGCGATGTTCTCGAACACCGTCATGTGCGGATAGAGCGAGAAGGACTGGAACACGAAGGCGATGTCGCGGTCGGCCGCCTTGATGTGCTGCACCACCTTGCCGTCGATCAGGATGTCGCCTTCGTCGATCGTCTCGAGCCCTGCGATTGCCCTGAGGGTCGTCGTCTTGCCGCAGCCGGACTGGCCGAGCAGCACGATGAACTCGCCGCTGCCTATGTCGAGGTTAAGGTCCTTGATGACCTGGACGTCGCCGAAGAACTTCTGGATGCCGCGAAGCTCGATCTGGGTCATGCCTTGCCCTCGCGATGATCGGAAACATCGAAGACGTCGTCGGAGACGTCCTCGTCGGTACCGATCGAGCCCGGACCGATATGCGAGGTGATGATGAAGCCGACGAGACCGACAATGATGATGGTCAGTCCGTAGCGGTGGAGCAGCAGGCTCCAAGGCTGGCAGAGCGCCACCATGCCGAAGATCATGACGATTTCCGATCCCGGCAGGAAGAATTTTTGGTTCAGGCTGCGAAAACTCATTTCCGGATCGCTCCGAAGGACATGCCGCGCAGAAGGTGATTGCGCAGGAGGAAGGTGAAGATCGCCACCGGCAGCAGGAACAGCACCGTGCCGGCCGCGATCACGGTCCAGTCCGGCAGGCCGGAACCGACCTGGCTCGGGATGAACGGCGGCGCGGTCTGCGCCCGCCGGTTGGTCATGATCAGGGCGAAGGCGTATTCGTTCCAGGCGATGATGAAGCAGAACACCGCGGTTGCCGCGATGCCGGTCGCCGCCTCGGGTAGCACCACCTTGAAGAAAGCCTGCATGCGCGTGTAGCCGTCAACAAGCGCCGCTTCCTCATATTCGCGTGGAATCTCGTCGATGAAGCCCTTCATCAGCCACACCGAGAAGGACAGGTTGAAGGCGGTGTAGAGGATGATCAGCCCGACATGCGTGTCGGTGAGCCCGAAGACGCGGTACATGAGGAACATCGGGATCGCCACCACGACGGGCGGCAGCATGCGTGTCGACAGGATGAAGAACAGCCAGTCCTGCTCGCCCGCGACCTTGAAGCGCGAGAACCCGTAGGCCGTCAGTGTCCCCATGCTGACCGCCAGGAAAGTCGACGTGATGGCAACGATCAAGGAGTTCATGAAACGGTCGGGGTAGCCCGAAAGCTGCACCTCGCCGCGTCCCGAACGCACGATCTTCTCGCCGTCGTCGAAGACGATCTTCTCCCACCACGGCGCGGCCGCATATTCCTCTTCGGTTGGCGGCTGGCGCAGCTGCGAACGGCGCACCATCAGCTTCACGAACGGCGCGATCTCCGGTTCGAAAAGCACCGTGGGTGGTACGGTGGTCGCCAGGTTACGAGGCTTGAAGGCGGTCGACGTGATCCAGTAGATCGGTGCCAGGAAGATCAGCGTCACGATCAGGACGCTGACGATCGCCAACCGGTTGAGAGCGCGCTCGGCGGGGGTGCGGACGGCGGCCATGCGATCAGCGCTCCTTCACCTTGTTGAGGTATTTGACGTAGATGTTGGTGATCGCGACAACCACGATCAGCATGATGTAGGCGAGCGCGCAGGAACGGCCGGTCTGCCATTCCTGGAAGGCCATCTTGTAGAGCCGGATCGACAGCACCTCGGTCGTCGGCTGGCTGGTCAGGATGTAGGCGAGATCGAAGGTCTTGAAGGCCTCCATGGTGCGGAAGATGATCGCGATCATCAGGATCGGCGCCACTAGCGGCAGGGTAATGCGAAAGAAGGTATAGAGAGGCCCCGCCCGGTCGATCGCCGCGGCCTCGTAGAGATGCTTCGGCACCGCGGAGAGGCCGGCAAGCGACAGGAGCATCACGAAGGGCGACCACATCCAGATGTCCGTGATCGCAACCGCGTAGAGCGCCATGTCGGGATTGGCGAGCCATTCGAAGGTGCCGAGCCCGAGCGCGTAGTTGATGATGCCGAACGAGGGATCGTAAAGCAGCTTCCAGAAGAGGCCCACGACGGCCATCGAAAGCATCATCGGCAACAACAGCAGCGTGGTGATCAGTCCCTTGTAGGGGATGTCGCGGTTGAGCAGCATCGCCACGCCGAAACCGACAATCACCTGGCCGGCCACCGACACGATCACGTATTTGGCGGTGATGACGAAGTTGTTCCAGATGAAGGGGTCGTTGAGCAGCTCGCGATAGTTCTGCAGCCCCACGAAATTCGCCGGCGCGTTGGTCGACGCACGGAAATCGGTGAACGAGTAGCCCAGCGAATAAAGCAGCGGGAAGATGTTGAATACGATCAGGAACAGGATCGTGGGGATGATGAAGAGGTTGCGGATCGTGAGATCGCTCAGTCCGCGCCTGGCCGCCCGTGATGCTGGATCCAGCCTGGTAATGACGTCCGTCGCCAAAACTCTCCTCCCCTGAGAGCGGGTTTCATCCTAACGCTATCGGCCGGTGAGCGAAACAGACGGTTTCGCGGCAACGTCGGGCCTTGCCATCTTGAGCGTCCGTTTACGAAGGACGCGGACGCCGCGGCCTTCGCAAGCGGACGGGCCGGAACGGAGGGGGCACGAGGCCCCCTCCCCGGCATCCGCCTATTTCAGGCGGTCGTACTTCTTGAACGTTTCCGTCCAGTCGGCTGCCAAGGCGTCGAGCGCCTCTTTCGCGGTTCCCTCGCCGCCGACGATATAGGGATAGATGCGCTGGTTGATCTGCTGCAGCAGTTCGGCATATTCCGGCACCGCCCAGAAGTCCTTCACCTTGAACATGGTCTGGTAGAAGGCCTCGTTGTACGGCGTGGCGTTGCGGAACTCCTCCGACTCCAGCGTTGCTGCATGGCAGGTGTAGCCGCCAAGCTCCGCCCAGCGCTTCTGTACGTCTGCACGGATGAACCATTCGAGGAATTTCATCGACTCTTCCTGGTTCTGCGAATAGGACACGATCGAGATGCCCTGCCCGCCGAGAGCCGCGAACTGATCGCCGTCCGGGCCGGCCGGATTGGCGAAGAAGCCGGTGTTCTTGGCGTGCGGATTTGTCGCCTCGTTGAGCAGCGCCGGGAAGAAGGCGAAGTAGTTCATGCTCATTGCGGCCAGGCCTTCGGTGATCGCCTGGTTGTTTTCCACGAAGAACGTCTTCGCCCAGCCCGGAGGCGTGAACTGATAGAGTTCCTTGTACGCTTCCACCGCGGCCACGGCCTTGTCGGAATTGATGTAGCCGTCCACCTCGTAGGTCTCGTAGTTGCCGAGTTCGCCGCCATAGCTGAAGATGGCGTTCTCGACACCCATCACGAGCGCGTCGTAGGAATTGTCGGTGTAGATCGCCACGCCGTAGCGCTTCTCGTCGGGACGGTGGAAGAACTCGGCGATGTCACGCAGCTGCGCGAACGTCTTCGGCACGTCGAGATCGTAGCCGTATTTCGCCTTAAAGGCTTCCATCTCCTTGGGGTCCTCGAACCAGTCCTTGCGATAGGACCAGCCGACCGCGTCGCCCTCGAGCGGGATCGCCCAGTATTTACCGCTATTGCCCGGATATTCGGCGTAATATTTCACCGTCGCCGGAGCCATCACCTCGCCGAGATTGTGCTTTTTGAAGAAGTCGGTCAGGTCGACATAGTGACCACCGGTCGAGCCGGCGCCGAGCCACTGCGAATCGCCGACAACCATGTCATAGGCATCGCCGCGGGCGTTGAATTCGGTGAAGGCCTTGGTCTGGAAATCCGACCAGGGCGTGGTCTCCACCGTCACCCTGACGCCGGTCTCGGCCTCATATTCGTTCACGAGCTCCTGCAGGTAGTTGGCCGGATCCCACTCCGCCCAGAAGATGGTCAATTCCTGCGCGAACGCCGACGTTCCGCAGGCAAGCGTAAAGCCGATGCCGGCAACGATGCCGGCCAGTTTTCTGCGCATGATCATGCTCCTCCCTGTTGCGCCTTTCCAAGCGTCCAATCCGTCACGCGCCGGTGTCTGCCGGGGCGATCTGGCATGATGCCGAAGCGAGGCGAACCTCCTTTCGCCTGCACAATCGACCTTTTCGTCCGCGACGGAACGGTTGGGTCGATAAGCACCACTCCTTCAATCTGGTAGTACCAATTCCTCCACCGGGTCAAGCACCTTTTTCCCGTCGCGCACTCGCCGCGAATCCTGGCGCGAAATCAAATCGATACAGCGACGCCGCAAATGGCACGATCGATGCTTCGATGCCACGCGACAGCCAGTTAGTTATGCCGCTCGCCGCGCGACGATACATTTTGGTCCGACCAGATTGGAGCTTTATCGCCAACACCGTACCCTAATCTCCACGCATTGTGGCCGCCACGAGTGCACGGGCCGCCCAACGGGCAATCTCGGCCGCCTCGCCGGCATCGCACCCCCAGATGTCCTTCAGGATCACCAGCGTCTCTACCCCGAAGATGAGCGAAAGCGCCTTGGCGAGACGGTCAGCCTCGTTGCCCGGAAGGTGGTCGGCCAACGGCGCGACTGCATCGCGCAAAAGTTCGATCCGATGACCGCGGCGGAACCGTGCGTCGTCGCCGTCGCCGCCAGCCTGACGACCGGCCCACTCGTCAAGGGCGTGCCGTAGTGCCGCCCTGAACGTCGCCTCGAACTCGTCAATGCGCGGCAACGACGTGCGCAGGAGGTCGTCGACACGCTCGCCGGCGTCGGCCTCATCGGACGTCCAGTCAAGAATCGGGCCCAGAGCCTCGTCTACCACTGCAGAGACCAGTGCGGCCTGGCTCGGAAAATACCGGTAGGCCGTGGCACGCGACACTTCCGCTTCCTCGGCCACCTCGGCGACGGATGGAATGAGGCCCTTCTGCATCAGCCGCACCGCGCTCTCCAGCATCAGCCGGCGGGTCCGGGCACGCGGCCCCCGTTCGGATTCAGGCGCAACATCTGCTTGATTTGAGACATTCATATCATTATGATACGCATGTCTCATCGATAACGCAATGGCCTTGTTTCCGAAACGGCGGCAGGGCCGGAAACGGCGTACCGCGCATGAAACGGATCTACGTCGTCGGCACCGCCGACACCAAGGGTGAGGAACTTGCGTTCATCGCCACGCGCATCCTCGCCGAGGGCACCCGGGTGACGCTTGTCGACCTCGGTACCGGCGACCCGTCACCCGAAGCAAATGTTCCTGGCGCGGAGTTCGTGCCGGCGGCCGAGGTCGTGGCTCACGGACCGGCGGGCGCGTCCGACGACGTTGCCTCGTCGGACCGCGGCCGAGCCGTCGCCGCCATGACAGAGGCCTTCGCCGCCTTCGTCGAAAGCCGCGGCGACATCGGCGCCATGCTGGGTATCGGCGGCGGCGGCGGCACGGCCATGGTCACGGCCGGCATGCGCGCACTGCCGATCGGGGTACCCAAGGTGATGGTCTCCACGCTCGCCTCAGGTGACGTCTCGCCCTATGTCGGCGTTTCCGACATCGTCATGATGCCCTCGATCACTGATCTGGCCGGGCTCAATCGCATCAGCCGCGCGGTGCTCGACAAGGCGGCCCGGGCGATCGTGGCCATGACCCAATCGCCAGCGGTCGCTGGCGACGGGCGACCGGCGGTCGGGCTGACCATGTTTGGCGTCACCACGCCTTGCGTGACCGCCATCGTCGATCAACTGAAGGCGACGCGCGACTGCCTGGTCTTCCACGCCACCGGCACCGGCGGCCGCACGATGGAGAAGCTCGCCGACAGCGGCATGCTGGAAGGAGTCCTCGACGTCACCACGACCGAGATCTGCGATCTGCTGATGGGTGGCGTCCTCGCCGCCGGCAATGACCGCCTCGACGTTGTCGCGCGTACCAGAATCCCCTATGTCGGCTCGGTCGGCGCTCTCGACATGGTCAATTTCTGGGCCCCGGACACTGTCCCCCCGGCCTATGAGGGGCGCAACTTCTACCGCCACAACCCGAACGTGACGCTGATGCGCACCACGGCGCGGGAATGCCTGCGCATCGGCGAATGGATCGGCGACAAGCTCAACGCCTGCGAGGGGCCGGTGCGCTTCTTCCTTCCCGAGAAGGGTGTTTCCTCGCTCGATGTCGAAGGGGCCCCGTTCTTCGACTCCGAGGCCGATGCGGCGCTGTTCGACGCCATTGACCGTTCCGTCGAATGGAACCGCGACCGGCGACTGATACGCTTGCCGTTACACATCAACGATCCCGCCTTCGCCTCGGCGCTCGCCGATGCCTATCTCGAAATCACCAGCTAGAAGGCCGCCTCATGCCAGCCATTCCGCGCCGCGAGATCCTAGATCGCCTCCACGACATGGTGCGCAATCGCGTACCGATCGTCGGCGGCGGTGCGGGCACCGGCCTTTCGGCCAAGGGTGAGGAGGATGGCGGCATCGACCTGATCATCATCTATAACTCTGGCCGCTACCGCATGGCTGGCCGCGGGTCGGCTGCGGGCCTGCTCGCTTATGGCAACGCCAACGAGATCGTGAAGGAGATGGCGGTCGAGGTTCTTCCCGTGGTCAGGAAGACGCCGGTGCTGGCCGGCGTCAACGGGACCGACCCCTTTGTGCTCATGCCGCAATTCCTTGCCGAGTTGAAAGCGATGGGCTTTTCCGGCGTGCAGAACTTTCCGACCATCGGGCTTTTTGACGGCGTCATGCGCCAGAGCTTCGAGGAGACCGGCATGGGCTATGGGCTCGAGGTCGAGATGATCGCCCAGGCGCATGCGCTTGATCTTCTGACGACGCCCTATGTCTTCAATCCCGACGAGGCCCGCGCCATGACGAAGGCTGGCGCCGACATCATAGTGGCGCATATGGGCGTCACCACCGGCGGCTCGATCGGCGCCACGTCCGCCAAGGGGCTCGACGAATGCGTGGGCGAGATTGATGCCATAGCGGCAGCCGCCCGCGCCGAACGCGAAGACGTGATCGTGCTTTGCCATGGCGGGCCGATCGCGATGCCGGACGACGCCGACTACGTTCTGAAGCGCGCAAAATCGTGCCACGGCTTCTACGGCGCCAGTTCGATGGAGCGTCTGCCGGTCGAGACCGCGCTCGCCGAGCAGACACGCCGCTTCAAGGCGATCGCCTTCTGATCCGCCACCGCGGCCCGAGGGTCACCTAAATCATACCGAGGAGGGAGAAACACAATGACCGACCGATCGAGAATGTTCGTCTACCCCAAACAGGCCGACAGCTTCGTCTTCGACTGGGGTCGGCTGGCGCTCACCGTCGCACCCGAAGTCAACGGCGCCGAACGCTTTTCGGGCGGCGTCGTCGATCTCCAGAAGGGCCAGGGCCACACCCGTCACAATCATCCGGGCGCCGAGGAGATCATCTTCGTCATCTCCGGGACCGGCGAGCAGATGGTCGAGGACGAGAACGGCAACCCCGTCGTGCAGCAGGTCGGCCCCGGTTGTACGGTCTACGTACCCGAAAGCCGGTTCCATTCGACCACCAATACCGGCGACGGCCCAATGCGGCTTTTTGTCGTCTATTCACCGGCAGGGCCCGAACTGGCGCTGCGCGAACTGCCGGACTTCCGGCTCGAACCAGCGGCTTCACGCAACTGACGCTTTTTGTTGAACTGGAAAGTCATCAGACTGGAATCGTTCTAAGGAACGCGCTAAGTTCGCGCGAACCTGAGATCAGAAGGTCGATATGCGCCTCACTCGCCAGACCAACTACGCCATCCGTATCCTGATGTATTGCGCGGCCAATGAGGGACGGCTGAGCCGCATCCCTGAAATCGCCGCCGCCTATTCCGTATCAGAGCTGTTTTTGTTCAAGATCCTGCAGCCGCTGGTGGAAAACGGCCTGGTGGAGACCGTGCGTGGCCGCAAGGGCGGCGTGCGGCTCGGCAAGCCCGCCGCCGAGATCAGCCTTTTCGATGTCGTTCGGGTAACCGAGGAAAGCTTCGCCATGGCGGAGTGCTTCGAAAACGACGCCACGGAGTGTCCATTGGTCGACAGCTGCGCCCTCAACTCCGCCTTGCGCGAGGCGCTCGGAGCTTTCTTCCATGTATTGGAACGGCATTCTGTCGCCGACCTCGTCAATGACAGCCCCGCCATGCAGGCGCGGCTAGGGATAGAGATACCCGAAAACCGCATTGCGGTGAACTGACTACGGTCGTATCCCGATCGAAAGGTCGCCATCGCGGCCAAGCAAAGCCTCGTGGGAAATATTTGGGAACCGGGCAGCGCCGGTTGATCGAGGTCAAGTGGCAGTGTGCCCGACTTGGATAGTCTTCCTGCATGGAGGACTGCCTCATGGACACCCAGACGCTGAAATCGGCGTTGGTGCGATCGTTCCGCAACTGGCGCGACCACCGCGCGGCGATGGCCGAACTGCGAAGTCTGGCGGTGCGTCACCCGGACCTGTTGGCCGCCACTGCGCGCGAATGCGGGATGTCTCCGACCGAATTGCGCACTGTTGTTTCGTCCGGGCATGGCGCGAAAGCGCTGATGGAGCGCATGATGGAGGTATTCGACCTCGATCCGCGGACGATTGGCCGAAGCGACCCGGCCCTTATGCGCGATATCCAGATACTGTGCTCAAGATGTGACCGCAAAGGTGTCTGCCGGCGCGAACTCGATTCCGGCACGGCGCGCGAGAACGCATTCGTCTTCTGTCCGAACGCCGAGATGTTCAACGACCTCGCCGCAAACGCACAAGTTCCGGGCGTGGAGCGCTGAGAGCCCCCTAGCCGAGGCCGAACCAGACCCTGGCAAGGCCGAGGAAGGCAAAGAAACCGACCACATCGGTCACAGTGGTGACGAAGACCGAAGAGGCGATCGCCGGGTCGGCGCCGAGTCGGTCAAGCAGGAGCGGGATGAGGATGCCCGCAAGCGCGGCCGCCAGCATGTTGACGATCATTGCCGCCGCAATCACTCCGCCGAGGCCGGAACTGTCGAACCAGAAGGCCGCTATGGCCCCCATGACGATGGCGAAAAGCACGCCATTGATGAGGCCGACGATGGTTTCGCGGCGCACGATGCGGGCGGCGTTGTAGATGTCGAGGTCCTTGGTCGCAAGGGCCCGCACGGTGACGGTCATGGTCTGGGTCGCGGCGTTGCCGCCCATCGACGCGACGATCGGCATCAGGATGGCAAGCGCCACCATCTCCTGGATGGTGGCATCGAACAGGCCGATCACCAGCGACGCCAGGATGGCGGTCGCCAGGTTGACCAGCAGCCAGGGCGCGCGCGAGCGCGAGGTCGCCGCGACCGTATCGGACAGTTCCTCGTCGCCGACACCGCCCATGCGCATGAGATCTTCTTCGGCTTCCTGCTGGATGACATCAACGACGTCGTCGATGGTCAGGACGCCGACGAGGCGCTCGTTCTCGTCAACGACGGCAGCCGACAGAAGGTCGTATTGCTCGAATTCGCGCGCCGCCTCCTCCTGGTCCATGATCGCGGGAATGGCGTGACGGGTCTCGTGCATGATCTCCTCGATCCTGACCGCGCGCTTGGTGCGCAGGATCTGGTCGAGATGCACCGCGCCGAGCAGCTTGAACGTCGGATCGATGACGAAGATCTGCGAGAACTCTTCAGGAAGGTTCTGGTCCTCGCGCATGTAGTCGATGGTCTGACCGACGGTCCAGAATGGCGGCACTGCGACGAACTCCGTCTGCATGCGCCGGCCGGCGGTCTCTTCGGGATAGTCGAGCGCGCGACGGAGCCTGATACGTTCGGTGAACGGCAGTTTGGCCAGGATCTCGTTCTGATCCTGCTCGTCGAGGTCCTCGAGGATGTAGACCGCATCGTCCGAATCGAGCTCCTGCATGGCGAGCGCGATCTGGTCGTTGGGCAGATCCTCGACGATCTCCATGCGAATGGCATCGTCGACTTCGGTCAGGGCGGAAAAGTCGAAATCCTCGCCCATCAGTTCGACCAGCGCGCGGCGCTGCTCGGGCATCAAGGCCTCGATGAGGTCGCCAAGCTCGGACTGGTGAAGCTTGAGGATGTCCTGCTTGAGCGTCAGCGTGTCGCGGTCGGCGATCGCCGCGCCGATATGGGCGAGGTAATCGGCACGCAGAATGCCGTCCTCGCCGTAGATGCCGGCATCGAAGGGCGCCTCGGGATCGACGCCGACCGCCTGTTCCTCTTCCGTGCCGGACACTAGCCGCCTCCGCTTTCGCGCCGTCTTGCCGTCCGCGCGGAAGCCGCGAAAGGAGGGAATGTGTCCCGCCGTTCCCGCTGCGTCCGCTCACTAGCAACTAGCGCGGCATGCGCCTGAACACAAAGCCTGCGTGTTTGCAATCCGCTGAATTCGTAAGAAAGTCAGTCGCGGATGCGGCGCAGGATGGTCAGGCTCTCCTCTCGGTCGAGCGCATCGCGCACGACGTCGGGCACGCCTGCGCCGCCGGTGCCCGCCGGTTCGTTGAGCGCGATGTCGCGGATCGTGACGCTCAGCGTGTGGGTCAACTCGCGCGCCGCGCCCAGCGAAAGGTCGCCGCCGATCAGCGAAAAGTTCGAGGTCGAGAGCGTGATGCTCGGCCTCGCGCGCTTGTCGGTGATGACGGCGAACGAGATTTCGTAGGAATAGGCGGCCGGTGTCTCGCGAACGTTGATCAGCGACACGGTGGTCTGAAGGATCCATTCGCGCAGGCCCAATCCGCCGGCAATGCGCTCCGGCGGACTGGGAATCTCCCCGGAGCAGGCGAGCTCGGTGAAGGGGTAGTAGACCGATACGGTGGTGTCGACGGTGTTGACATGACTGCGCATCGCCCCGAGGCCCAGCCCCGCTGTACCGTAGTCTACCGGGATTACCAGGCTGGCATTGCCACCGGTATCCAGGATGCGCTCCAGCTTCAGCCCCGCCGTGACCTTGGCATATTGGCTTTCAACGGTGATGCCCGCCTCGCGCAGCCGCTCGGAAATGCGCGGCTCCGTCTTCAATTCCGCCAGAGCCTCACAGAGCTCCTGTTCGACGGTGTAAAAGAGCGCTTCGACCTTGATGTAGTCCCGTTCCTGGAACTTGGGCAGTTGCGCGCAGCCGGCGACCGCCAATGCCAGCACACACCCGATCCGCATTGCATGCCAAGCAAAGCGCATGCGGCCCTCCCCCGTCAGAAGCCCCTCGCCGGCATTTCACCTTCGAATCCGGCGCGACGCAAGGTCGCTCACAAGGTATTCAACCCTGGAAGAAACAACCGCAGCGCAAGGCTTTAGTCAGCATCGTCGATTGCGGGAAAGTCTTCCGCCAGCAGATCGGCG contains:
- a CDS encoding carbohydrate ABC transporter permease, with protein sequence MATDVITRLDPASRAARRGLSDLTIRNLFIIPTILFLIVFNIFPLLYSLGYSFTDFRASTNAPANFVGLQNYRELLNDPFIWNNFVITAKYVIVSVAGQVIVGFGVAMLLNRDIPYKGLITTLLLLPMMLSMAVVGLFWKLLYDPSFGIINYALGLGTFEWLANPDMALYAVAITDIWMWSPFVMLLSLAGLSAVPKHLYEAAAIDRAGPLYTFFRITLPLVAPILMIAIIFRTMEAFKTFDLAYILTSQPTTEVLSIRLYKMAFQEWQTGRSCALAYIMLIVVVAITNIYVKYLNKVKER
- a CDS encoding ABC transporter ATP-binding protein, whose protein sequence is MARIQLKNITKKFGAHTALKKLDVDIADGEFFVLLGETGAGKTTTLRVVAGLEKPTAGDVLIDGENVNEWGPAERDVALVLQQYSLYPRYTVRENLEFPLKSKIRNTPRSEIDERVSRVAKVLRIEHLLERKTDKLSGGEMQRVSIGRAIVREPRVFLMDEPLSALDAKLREALRTELKNLQMNLGATFLFVTHDQVEAMSMGDKIGVLNEGRLVQVGTPQEIYGRPRDTFVARAVGSPPMNLFDGKVEGSNAALEGAGFSLPLRAAPNGAVAGRELVFGIRPEDVRLEGAAPGEAVIHDIEDHGVEKILTMRAGEALLKATVPAQTRVAYDEKVRFGWDADKVHIFERGSGASLAYSA
- a CDS encoding TetR family transcriptional regulator, translating into MNVSNQADVAPESERGPRARTRRLMLESAVRLMQKGLIPSVAEVAEEAEVSRATAYRYFPSQAALVSAVVDEALGPILDWTSDEADAGERVDDLLRTSLPRIDEFEATFRAALRHALDEWAGRQAGGDGDDARFRRGHRIELLRDAVAPLADHLPGNEADRLAKALSLIFGVETLVILKDIWGCDAGEAAEIARWAARALVAATMRGD
- a CDS encoding Tm-1-like ATP-binding domain-containing protein, whose protein sequence is MKRIYVVGTADTKGEELAFIATRILAEGTRVTLVDLGTGDPSPEANVPGAEFVPAAEVVAHGPAGASDDVASSDRGRAVAAMTEAFAAFVESRGDIGAMLGIGGGGGTAMVTAGMRALPIGVPKVMVSTLASGDVSPYVGVSDIVMMPSITDLAGLNRISRAVLDKAARAIVAMTQSPAVAGDGRPAVGLTMFGVTTPCVTAIVDQLKATRDCLVFHATGTGGRTMEKLADSGMLEGVLDVTTTEICDLLMGGVLAAGNDRLDVVARTRIPYVGSVGALDMVNFWAPDTVPPAYEGRNFYRHNPNVTLMRTTARECLRIGEWIGDKLNACEGPVRFFLPEKGVSSLDVEGAPFFDSEADAALFDAIDRSVEWNRDRRLIRLPLHINDPAFASALADAYLEITS
- a CDS encoding ABC transporter ATP-binding protein → MTQIELRGIQKFFGDVQVIKDLNLDIGSGEFIVLLGQSGCGKTTTLRAIAGLETIDEGDILIDGKVVQHIKAADRDIAFVFQSFSLYPHMTVFENIAFPLRAMGHSRAEIDSEVRDVAKVLRISGLLDKRPSALSGGDMQRVAIGRALVRRPKAILMDEPIGALDAKLREEMRSEIKRLHIEQGSTTIYVTHDQIEAMALADRIVIMHEGILQQVGSPQEVYSHPANLFVAQFVGSPVMNVADVSVKKLNGHADVTMSGAEKGFAFPQELLARLDGAGAKVDGIKLGIRPEGIEVALDERDGYLPLEAHLIEPLGSHDIVDLQVGDEFVRARTRSGFVAAPGTRVFARMDPTQAHFFDAASGSSLGVRL
- a CDS encoding phosphoenolpyruvate hydrolase family protein; translation: MPAIPRREILDRLHDMVRNRVPIVGGGAGTGLSAKGEEDGGIDLIIIYNSGRYRMAGRGSAAGLLAYGNANEIVKEMAVEVLPVVRKTPVLAGVNGTDPFVLMPQFLAELKAMGFSGVQNFPTIGLFDGVMRQSFEETGMGYGLEVEMIAQAHALDLLTTPYVFNPDEARAMTKAGADIIVAHMGVTTGGSIGATSAKGLDECVGEIDAIAAAARAEREDVIVLCHGGPIAMPDDADYVLKRAKSCHGFYGASSMERLPVETALAEQTRRFKAIAF
- a CDS encoding ABC transporter substrate-binding protein, with product MRRKLAGIVAGIGFTLACGTSAFAQELTIFWAEWDPANYLQELVNEYEAETGVRVTVETTPWSDFQTKAFTEFNARGDAYDMVVGDSQWLGAGSTGGHYVDLTDFFKKHNLGEVMAPATVKYYAEYPGNSGKYWAIPLEGDAVGWSYRKDWFEDPKEMEAFKAKYGYDLDVPKTFAQLRDIAEFFHRPDEKRYGVAIYTDNSYDALVMGVENAIFSYGGELGNYETYEVDGYINSDKAVAAVEAYKELYQFTPPGWAKTFFVENNQAITEGLAAMSMNYFAFFPALLNEATNPHAKNTGFFANPAGPDGDQFAALGGQGISIVSYSQNQEESMKFLEWFIRADVQKRWAELGGYTCHAATLESEEFRNATPYNEAFYQTMFKVKDFWAVPEYAELLQQINQRIYPYIVGGEGTAKEALDALAADWTETFKKYDRLK
- a CDS encoding carbohydrate ABC transporter permease, whose protein sequence is MAAVRTPAERALNRLAIVSVLIVTLIFLAPIYWITSTAFKPRNLATTVPPTVLFEPEIAPFVKLMVRRSQLRQPPTEEEYAAAPWWEKIVFDDGEKIVRSGRGEVQLSGYPDRFMNSLIVAITSTFLAVSMGTLTAYGFSRFKVAGEQDWLFFILSTRMLPPVVVAIPMFLMYRVFGLTDTHVGLIILYTAFNLSFSVWLMKGFIDEIPREYEEAALVDGYTRMQAFFKVVLPEAATGIAATAVFCFIIAWNEYAFALIMTNRRAQTAPPFIPSQVGSGLPDWTVIAAGTVLFLLPVAIFTFLLRNHLLRGMSFGAIRK